The Oryzias latipes chromosome 1, ASM223467v1 genome contains a region encoding:
- the LOC105353937 gene encoding paralemmin-3-like isoform X3, which yields MQEKRRLQEEEDRVKREKEEERIKQRQLKRKSLREQWLMEPAPLSPTYQKSPESPTRSKGETQESPEAPEKQAGDGRTKTVQVEDARNELVLQNGEKGASKPETPEDEGKRNQTPAEVETAVVLTNGGGVPDSNGVSELGESNKHGASEGAENVRVHGMGVIDQIPNDSVLEKEEEEGTLVMRAECVLITDEGDDVSQELTSQEDQQGSVESDKAHLLDPEAGKEKGVAVEEAVKTETPPEALGKSEEEDPPVEPQSQTRPLEGVTVTAVPVYTEAPLPILSSANEGKDAASADTPEAAPKTPNLSAAPTQFQEVPLTGPQDKQDNNAGPGEQEPLLLKVEASNRVSEAPAAGGNSPASAETQIQSRGESKTPKQKTCQCCSVM from the exons ATGCAG GAGAAGCGTCGACtgcaagaggaggaggacagagtcaaaagagagaaggaggaggagaggattAAACAACGGCAGCTTAAG AGGAAGTCTTTGAGGGAACAGTGGTTGATGGAACCAGCTCCCTTGTCCCCAACCTACCAGAAGTCCCCCGAGTCCCCAACAAG ATCGAAGGGAGAGACTCAGGAGTCACCAGAGGCCCCTGAGAAACAAGCGGGAGATGGTCGAACG aAGACTGTACAAGTAGAAGATGCCagaaatg AACTTGTTCTGCAGAATGGTGAAAAGGGTGCATCAAAACCTG aAACCCCTGAGGATGAAGGGAAACGTAACCAAACCCCGGCAGAGGTTGAAACTGCGGTTGTTCTGACCAACGGTGGGGGGGTCCCGGACTCAAACGGAGTTTCAGAGCTCGGCGAATCAAACAAACATGGAGCCTCTGAAGGTGCAGAGAATGTGAGGGTGCATGGGATGGGAGTCATTGATCAGATTCCAAACGACAGCGTTcttgaaaaggaggaggaggaagggacCCTGGTGATGAGAGCTGAATGCGTGCTCATCACAGATGAAGGGGATGATGTTTCCCAGGAGCTCACATCCCAGGAAGATCAGCAGGGGTCCGTGGAATCAGACAAAGCCCATCTGCTAGATCCAGAAGCAGGCAAAGAGAAGGGGGTGGCTGTGGAGGAGGCGGTAAAAACAGAAACGCCTCCAGAAGCTTTGGGGAAATCAGAGGAAGAAGATCCACCTGTTGAACCGCAGTCGCAGACACGTCCTCTAGAGGGCGTCACGGTAACTGCAGTGCCAGTCTACACCGAAGCACCGCTCCCTATTCTCAGCTCAGCAAATGAGGGTAAGGATGCAGCTTCAGCAGACACACCAGAGGCTGCGCCAAAAACCCCAAACCTTTCTGCAGCACCCACACAGTTCCAGGAGGTGCCCCTGACTGGTCCTCAGGACAAGCAAGACAACAATGCGGGTCCAGGAGAGCAGGAGCCTCTTCTGCTGAAAGTAGAAGCCTCCAACAGGGTTAGCGAGGCCCCAGCAGCAGGGGGGAACAGCCCCGCCAGTGCAGAGACACAGATCCAAAGTCGCGGGGAGAGCAAAACACCCAAACAGAAAACCTGCCAGTGCTGCTCCGTCATGTAA
- the LOC105353937 gene encoding paralemmin-1-like isoform X1: MDEAEKYKQRLDAIAEKRRLQEEEDRVKREKEEERIKQRQLKRKSLREQWLMEPAPLSPTYQKSPESPTRSKGETQESPEAPEKQAGDGRTKTVQVEDARNELVLQNGEKGASKPETPEDEGKRNQTPAEVETAVVLTNGGGVPDSNGVSELGESNKHGASEGAENVRVHGMGVIDQIPNDSVLEKEEEEGTLVMRAECVLITDEGDDVSQELTSQEDQQGSVESDKAHLLDPEAGKEKGVAVEEAVKTETPPEALGKSEEEDPPVEPQSQTRPLEGVTVTAVPVYTEAPLPILSSANEGKDAASADTPEAAPKTPNLSAAPTQFQEVPLTGPQDKQDNNAGPGEQEPLLLKVEASNRVSEAPAAGGNSPASAETQIQSRGESKTPKQKTCQCCSVM, translated from the exons ATGGATGAGGCGGAGAAGTACAAACAGCGACTGGATGCTATTGCA GAGAAGCGTCGACtgcaagaggaggaggacagagtcaaaagagagaaggaggaggagaggattAAACAACGGCAGCTTAAG AGGAAGTCTTTGAGGGAACAGTGGTTGATGGAACCAGCTCCCTTGTCCCCAACCTACCAGAAGTCCCCCGAGTCCCCAACAAG ATCGAAGGGAGAGACTCAGGAGTCACCAGAGGCCCCTGAGAAACAAGCGGGAGATGGTCGAACG aAGACTGTACAAGTAGAAGATGCCagaaatg AACTTGTTCTGCAGAATGGTGAAAAGGGTGCATCAAAACCTG aAACCCCTGAGGATGAAGGGAAACGTAACCAAACCCCGGCAGAGGTTGAAACTGCGGTTGTTCTGACCAACGGTGGGGGGGTCCCGGACTCAAACGGAGTTTCAGAGCTCGGCGAATCAAACAAACATGGAGCCTCTGAAGGTGCAGAGAATGTGAGGGTGCATGGGATGGGAGTCATTGATCAGATTCCAAACGACAGCGTTcttgaaaaggaggaggaggaagggacCCTGGTGATGAGAGCTGAATGCGTGCTCATCACAGATGAAGGGGATGATGTTTCCCAGGAGCTCACATCCCAGGAAGATCAGCAGGGGTCCGTGGAATCAGACAAAGCCCATCTGCTAGATCCAGAAGCAGGCAAAGAGAAGGGGGTGGCTGTGGAGGAGGCGGTAAAAACAGAAACGCCTCCAGAAGCTTTGGGGAAATCAGAGGAAGAAGATCCACCTGTTGAACCGCAGTCGCAGACACGTCCTCTAGAGGGCGTCACGGTAACTGCAGTGCCAGTCTACACCGAAGCACCGCTCCCTATTCTCAGCTCAGCAAATGAGGGTAAGGATGCAGCTTCAGCAGACACACCAGAGGCTGCGCCAAAAACCCCAAACCTTTCTGCAGCACCCACACAGTTCCAGGAGGTGCCCCTGACTGGTCCTCAGGACAAGCAAGACAACAATGCGGGTCCAGGAGAGCAGGAGCCTCTTCTGCTGAAAGTAGAAGCCTCCAACAGGGTTAGCGAGGCCCCAGCAGCAGGGGGGAACAGCCCCGCCAGTGCAGAGACACAGATCCAAAGTCGCGGGGAGAGCAAAACACCCAAACAGAAAACCTGCCAGTGCTGCTCCGTCATGTAA